One region of Cinclus cinclus chromosome 1, bCinCin1.1, whole genome shotgun sequence genomic DNA includes:
- the POMGNT2 gene encoding protein O-linked-mannose beta-1,4-N-acetylglucosaminyltransferase 2 produces the protein MNIAAVFNALLVSILAAVLWKYIKLCDHAAMVEEELVLMRQSQELSEAQIDYHAALQALVENGTRMVCTGRMHTDRICRFESLCYSTEAEEFVYFHSNSSVMLPNLGSRRFQPALLDLSSVEDHNTQYFNFVELPAAALKFMPKPVFVPDVALIANRFNPDNLMHVFHDDLLPIYYTMQQFSDLDMEARLFFMEGWSEGVHFDLYKLLSNKQPLLREELKTLGRLLCFTKSYVGLSKITTWYQYGFVQPQGPKANILVSGNEIRQFTKFVMQKLNISLEESSSEEYIVVFSRTINRLILNEAELILALAQEFQMKTISVSLEEHSFSDIVRLISNASMLVSMHGAQLVMSLFLPRGATVVELFPYAINPEHYTPYKTLATLPGMDLQYIAWQNTDREDTVTYPDRPWDQGGIAHLDKAEQERIIKSTEVPRHLCCRNPEWLFRAYQDTKVNIPSLIHVIRQTVKSKPGPKKQKWSGSLYPGKVRDAKCQASVQGTSEAKLAVSWQIPWNLRYVKVREVKYEVWIQEQGENTYMPYILSHQNHTFSENIKPFTIYLVWIRCIFNKNLLGPFADVLLCST, from the coding sequence ATGAACATAGCAGCTGTGTTCAATGCCCTGCTTGTGTCCATCCTCgctgctgtgctgtggaaatACATCAAACTGTGTGATCATGCTGCCATGGTGGAGGAGGAGTTGGTCCTCATGCGCCAGTCTCAGGAACTTTCTGAGGCTCAGATTGACTaccatgcagctctgcaggccCTGGTGGAGAACGGTACCAGGATGGTGTGCACTGGCAGGATGCACACCGACCGCATCTGCCGCTTTGAGTCCCTCTGCTACTCTACTGAGGCTGAGGAGTTTGTCTACTTTCACAGCAACTCCTCCGTCATGCTGCCCAACCTGGGCTCCCGGAGGttccagccagctctgctcgACCTCTCCTCTGTGGAAGATCACAACACCCAGTACTTCAACTTTGtggagctgccagctgctgcGCTGAAATTTATGCCAAAGCCGGTCTTTGTGCCTGATGTGGCGCTGATTGCCAACAGGTTCAACCCAGACAACCTGATGCACGTCTTTCATGACGACCTCCTCCCCATTTATTACACCATGCAGCAGTTCTCTGACTTAGATATGGAGGCGCGGCTCTTCTTCATGGAAGGGTGGAGTGAAGGTGTTCACTTTGACCTCTACAAGTTACTGAGTAACAAGCAGCCCCTCCTCAGGGAGGAGCTTAAAACCCTGGGTAGGCTCCTCTGCTTTACCAAATCCTATGTGGGACTATCCAAAATCACCACTTGGTACCAGTATGGATTTGTCCAGCCACAAGGACCAAAGGCTAACATCTTGGTTTCTGGTAATGAGATCAGGCAGTTCACCAAATTCGTGATGCAGAAATTGAACATCAGCTTGGAGGAAAGCTCTAGTGAGGAATACATTGTAGTGTTCAGTCGGACAATCAACAGACTTATCCTAAATGAAGCAGAACTAATCCTGGCTCTTGCTCAGGAGTTTCAGATGAAAACCATTTCCGTCTCTCTGGAGGAGCATTCATTTTCTGACATTGTCCGGTTGATCAGCAACGCATCCATGCTGGTCAGTATGCACGGGGCCCAGTTAGTCATGTCGCTCTTCCTGCCAAGAGGGGCCACCGTGGTGGAGCTCTTCCCATATGCTATCAACCCCGAGCACTACACCCCTTACAAAACCCTGGCAACCCTTCCTGGCATGGACCTGCAGTACATTGCctggcagaacactgacagggAAGACACCGTAACCTACCCGGACAGACCTTGGGATCAGGGTGGGATTGCTCATCTGGACAAAGCTGAGCAGGAACGCATCATTAAGAGCACGGAGGTGCCACGGCACCTCTGCTGCCGCAACCCTGAATGGCTGTTCCGTGCCTACCAGGACACAAAGGTGAACATCCCATCTCTCATACACGTGATTAGGCAGACTGTGAAGTCTAAGCCAGGACCCAAGAAGCAAAAGTGGTCTGGTAGTCTCTACCCTGGCAAAGTGAGGGATGCCAAGTGTCAGGCCTCTGTCCAGGGCACGAGTGAAGCTAAACTTGCTGTGTCCTGGCAGATCCCCTGGAATCTGAGGTATGTCAAGGTCAGAGAAGTAAAATATGAAGTATGGATACAAGAGCAAGGGGAAAACACTTACATGCCTTATATATTGTCCCATCAGAATCACACCTTCTCAGAAAACATTAAACCCTTCACGATATACCTGGTGTGGATACGCTGTATCTTCAACAAAAATCTCCTGGGACCTTTTGCAGATGTGCTCTTGTGTAGTACATAA